One Parafrankia discariae DNA segment encodes these proteins:
- a CDS encoding nuclear transport factor 2 family protein, whose protein sequence is MDDFAVNRDVEAIKQLKARYFRLLDTKDWAGLRGLFTDDLVVDTTGSGGGVVAGADAFVGFVSSHLAEAVTVHHGHTPEITLTSPSEATGIWAMEDRIWFANGTAVTGFGHYHETYVKIDDAWRISSSTLTRLRVELTGSTTT, encoded by the coding sequence GTGGACGACTTCGCGGTGAACAGGGACGTCGAGGCCATCAAGCAGCTGAAGGCCCGCTACTTCCGTCTGCTCGACACGAAGGACTGGGCCGGCCTGCGCGGCCTGTTCACCGACGACCTGGTGGTCGACACCACCGGGTCGGGTGGCGGTGTGGTCGCCGGTGCCGACGCGTTCGTCGGATTCGTCAGCTCCCACCTCGCGGAGGCGGTCACCGTCCACCACGGTCACACCCCGGAGATCACGCTGACCTCGCCGTCGGAGGCCACCGGAATCTGGGCCATGGAGGACCGGATCTGGTTCGCGAACGGCACCGCGGTAACCGGGTTCGGTCATTACCACGAGACCTATGTGAAGATCGACGACGCCTGGCGGATCTCCTCCTCGACCCTGACCCGCCTCCGCGTCGAACTGACCGGATCCACCACCACCTGA
- a CDS encoding DUF362 domain-containing protein: MPFVITSACIDVKDGACLGGGCPADCIYEGNRKMYINPDECTECGACAVACPVGAAMIDEMVPDEEQEFIKSEELFFSEVLPGREEALGEPGGAAGVGKINADSEFVAAFKK; encoded by the coding sequence ATGCCATTCGTGATCACCTCCGCGTGCATCGATGTCAAGGACGGCGCGTGCCTGGGTGGCGGATGCCCGGCCGACTGCATCTACGAGGGAAACCGCAAGATGTACATCAACCCCGACGAATGCACCGAGTGCGGGGCGTGCGCGGTCGCCTGCCCGGTCGGGGCGGCGATGATCGACGAGATGGTCCCGGACGAGGAACAGGAATTCATCAAGAGCGAGGAGCTCTTCTTCTCCGAGGTCCTGCCCGGCCGGGAGGAGGCGCTCGGCGAGCCGGGCGGCGCGGCCGGTGTCGGTAAGATCAACGCCGACTCGGAATTCGTCGCCGCGTTCAAGAAGTAG
- a CDS encoding amidohydrolase family protein, which yields MPATKVDFPVFDADNHMYETPDAFTKFLPEEYAGLIKYVQVNGRDKIAVRGVISEYIPNPTFSVVARPGAWEDYFKNGNPDGKSTRELMGKPIRSPEAFFAPEPRLALMNELNIDRALMWPTLASLLEDRLRMDPKATHIVVHALNQWMHEHWSFNYEDRIFATPVITLPIVSEAIKELEWVLERGAKIILIRPAPVPGYEGFRSFALPEFDPFWQKVVEADVTVGLHSSDDGLTRYYNMWEGRQDGEHLPFASPSAFLDIMHLQGRGIFDTVASLIGHGLLTRFPSLRILPVENGSGWVRPFVEAIGTSYAHSPKLYDEDPLKVLKRNVWIHPFHEESPRGLIDLLGVDRVVFGSDYPHAEGMSDPVSYVHELEGLPKEDIARVMGGNLAEALKLPLTV from the coding sequence GTGCCCGCGACCAAAGTCGACTTTCCCGTCTTCGACGCCGACAACCACATGTACGAGACACCCGACGCGTTCACGAAGTTCCTCCCCGAGGAATACGCCGGCCTGATCAAGTATGTGCAGGTCAACGGGCGTGACAAGATCGCGGTCAGGGGTGTGATCTCCGAGTACATCCCGAACCCGACGTTCAGCGTCGTCGCGCGGCCGGGTGCCTGGGAGGACTACTTCAAGAACGGCAACCCGGACGGGAAGTCGACCCGGGAGCTGATGGGCAAGCCGATCCGCTCCCCGGAGGCGTTCTTCGCCCCGGAGCCCCGCCTCGCCCTCATGAACGAGCTGAACATCGACCGCGCGCTCATGTGGCCGACGCTGGCCAGCCTGCTCGAGGACCGGCTCCGCATGGACCCGAAGGCCACGCACATCGTCGTCCACGCGCTGAACCAGTGGATGCACGAGCACTGGAGCTTCAACTACGAGGACCGCATCTTCGCCACGCCGGTGATCACGCTGCCGATCGTGAGCGAGGCCATCAAGGAACTCGAGTGGGTTCTCGAGCGCGGCGCGAAGATCATCCTCATCCGGCCGGCGCCCGTGCCCGGCTACGAGGGCTTCCGGTCGTTCGCGCTGCCCGAGTTCGACCCGTTCTGGCAGAAGGTCGTCGAGGCGGACGTCACCGTCGGCCTGCACTCCTCCGACGACGGCCTGACCCGCTACTACAACATGTGGGAGGGCCGGCAGGACGGTGAGCACCTGCCGTTCGCCTCGCCGTCGGCGTTCCTCGACATCATGCACCTGCAGGGCCGTGGCATCTTCGACACCGTCGCCTCGCTGATCGGGCACGGGCTGCTCACGCGGTTCCCGAGCCTGCGGATCCTGCCCGTCGAGAACGGCTCCGGGTGGGTGCGCCCCTTCGTCGAGGCCATCGGCACCTCGTACGCGCACAGCCCGAAGCTGTACGACGAGGACCCGCTGAAGGTGCTCAAGCGCAACGTCTGGATCCACCCGTTCCACGAGGAGAGCCCGCGCGGCCTCATCGATCTGCTGGGCGTCGACCGGGTCGTGTTCGGCTCCGACTACCCGCACGCCGAGGGGATGTCCGACCCGGTGTCCTACGTGCACGAGCTCGAGGGCCTGCCCAAGGAGGACATCGCCCGCGTGATGGGCGGCAACCTCGCCGAGGCGCTGAAGCTGCCCCTCACGGTCTGA
- a CDS encoding PPOX class F420-dependent oxidoreductase gives MSPTAARDVVVDRAALLDFVRPRHHGILMTTRRGGRPQASPVTMGVSGSGDIVVATYPERAKTRNARRDQRASVLVLSDEFNGEWAQVDGTITVVDQPAAVEELVDYYRCISGEHPDWDEYRQAMVRQGKVLLRLRVDGWSPISRGGFPAHLL, from the coding sequence GTGAGCCCGACCGCCGCGCGAGATGTCGTCGTCGACCGTGCCGCCCTGCTGGACTTCGTCCGTCCCCGTCACCACGGCATCCTCATGACCACCCGCCGGGGCGGCCGACCGCAGGCGTCGCCGGTGACCATGGGCGTGTCCGGCTCCGGGGACATCGTGGTCGCCACCTACCCGGAGCGGGCCAAGACCCGCAACGCCCGCCGCGACCAGCGGGCCTCCGTGCTCGTGCTGTCCGACGAGTTCAACGGGGAGTGGGCGCAGGTGGACGGCACGATCACGGTTGTCGACCAGCCGGCGGCCGTCGAGGAACTCGTCGACTACTACCGCTGCATCAGCGGCGAGCATCCCGACTGGGACGAGTACCGCCAGGCGATGGTCCGCCAGGGCAAGGTGCTGCTGCGGCTGCGCGTCGACGGCTGGAGCCCGATCAGCCGCGGCGGTTTCCCGGCCCACCTGCTCTAG
- a CDS encoding BTAD domain-containing putative transcriptional regulator, whose protein sequence is MPYYRLFGSIEVVRDGRPIQLGGPKQRAVLAALLLDAGRVVSVDRLAGAVWGDEHPPSMLSSLHAHISNLRRLLRDDERATSPIVRRTPGYLADVPPDDLDLRLFERECDRAQTAADAADWPGAVAAADRAAALRQGPLLAEFGDEPWVRGVANAVDERWAQCERSAVVGLLGSGRITAAVLRSRQLVHDAPLAERACHLHMIALYRAGRAAEALDAFRDHARRLADELGLEASPALRDLQGAILRQDPALESWPASPRTTGRATPTGSTAPTDPADASTRPANASTGPATSAAAAHAADPITANPITAGAARPAAPTTMAGGRTSEGEGTPEVRYGELVGRVREIAVLDSVLSEAMAGPVRWVVLTGPAGIGKSRLAEEAAAGWHRAGGAVSRTGCPDDDAVPPWWPVRQLLRDLGADPDDLLTPPSGADADAARFVVYGRVLDALTEAARSRPLLVVAEDVHWADTASLRLLTHLADAGACPGLALVVTARDVTGRPELDRLLAAAARRHGSRRLAVPPLTEGEVSELVNRISGQAIDAAEAAELADRTSGNPFFVCEYARLPAEDRAGGKVPVAVRSVLGQRLAVLDPAVLQVLRAAAVIGDVLDIDLLGKVTRLDRDELADLLDEASDEHVIIQAAGTGRYMFAHALLRDEVVAGISSLRRQRLHLRVAEAIGPVDGGPVNGGPGSGGPAGGGPGGGEALSRRAAHLAAAWPLAESADVFDACRAAALDAERRWQSEAAAHWWGQALDVLDRSAGDLDIDRDEVLVARVSALARAGRGQTVLDVVDAGLLDAVRRGRLDSAGRLAATLLRTSGSWPWAVYGDDPAPLLARLAGLETLVAADPAAHVRVLAALAVGSAYDPDGSVPDLLSHRAIELAERIGDDEALADALLARAVAFSGIAERAVESVELLSRLAAVPHASAQIDEVIAHGLLYLAKTALGDPGSAEHVRLGALGSDLLRLPASRVQFRWAQGSLALWRDDDLATAAEIYHHAFALHRETELYESGAYHLALLALSWEQGRLDEPDEPDEPDEPVPSSPFVPWAPALTAVARRDPGADKLLAAEIAQVEPITWTTHARLTMLAHAAADLGLRSQVATLTARLTPVAHCVANIGQCGYVGTVALALARLAALDDDLPGAREHLRTAVDVATRARGVGALLRCRLFAAELATLAGDPVDLDDLRDVADRAARRGMIGVAREARALLTRHTNPT, encoded by the coding sequence GTGCCGTACTACCGCCTGTTCGGGTCGATCGAGGTCGTCCGGGACGGCCGGCCGATCCAGCTCGGCGGCCCCAAACAGCGGGCGGTGCTGGCCGCCCTGCTCCTCGACGCCGGCCGGGTCGTCTCCGTCGACCGCCTGGCCGGCGCCGTGTGGGGCGACGAGCATCCGCCGAGCATGCTCTCCAGCCTGCACGCGCACATCTCCAACCTGCGGCGGCTGCTGCGCGACGACGAGCGGGCCACCTCGCCGATCGTCCGTCGCACCCCGGGCTATCTGGCGGACGTCCCCCCGGACGACCTGGACCTGCGGCTGTTCGAGCGGGAGTGCGACCGGGCGCAGACCGCCGCCGACGCCGCGGACTGGCCGGGCGCGGTCGCGGCCGCCGACCGGGCGGCGGCGCTGCGCCAGGGCCCGCTGCTCGCCGAGTTCGGCGACGAACCGTGGGTACGCGGCGTGGCGAACGCGGTCGACGAGCGGTGGGCGCAGTGCGAGCGGAGCGCGGTCGTCGGCCTGCTCGGCTCCGGGCGGATCACCGCCGCGGTGCTGCGCTCCCGGCAGCTGGTGCACGACGCCCCGCTCGCGGAACGCGCCTGCCACCTGCACATGATCGCTCTCTACCGGGCCGGGCGCGCGGCCGAGGCGCTCGACGCCTTCCGCGACCACGCCCGGCGGCTGGCCGACGAGCTCGGTCTGGAGGCCAGCCCGGCGCTGCGCGACCTGCAGGGCGCCATCCTGCGCCAGGACCCGGCGCTGGAGTCCTGGCCGGCCTCCCCCCGCACCACCGGCCGAGCCACTCCCACCGGCTCGACGGCTCCCACCGATCCGGCCGACGCTTCCACTCGTCCGGCCAACGCCTCCACCGGCCCAGCCACCAGTGCCGCCGCGGCCCACGCCGCCGATCCGATCACCGCCAACCCGATCACCGCCGGCGCGGCCCGCCCCGCCGCCCCGACCACCATGGCCGGCGGCAGGACGTCCGAAGGCGAGGGAACGCCGGAAGTCCGGTACGGGGAGCTCGTCGGCCGGGTGCGCGAGATCGCCGTGCTCGACTCGGTGCTGTCCGAGGCGATGGCCGGCCCCGTCCGCTGGGTGGTTCTCACCGGCCCCGCGGGCATCGGCAAGAGCCGGCTCGCCGAGGAGGCCGCCGCCGGCTGGCACCGGGCCGGTGGGGCGGTCTCACGGACGGGGTGCCCTGACGACGACGCCGTCCCGCCCTGGTGGCCGGTGCGTCAACTGCTGCGTGACCTCGGCGCCGACCCCGACGACCTGCTGACCCCGCCGAGCGGCGCCGACGCGGACGCGGCCCGCTTCGTCGTCTACGGCCGGGTGCTCGACGCACTCACCGAGGCCGCGCGGTCCCGCCCGCTACTGGTGGTGGCCGAGGACGTCCACTGGGCGGACACCGCGAGCCTGCGGCTGCTCACCCACCTCGCCGACGCCGGGGCGTGCCCCGGGCTGGCCCTCGTCGTCACCGCCCGGGATGTCACCGGCCGCCCCGAGCTGGACCGGCTGCTCGCCGCCGCGGCCCGCCGGCACGGATCACGGCGGCTGGCCGTCCCACCGCTGACCGAGGGCGAGGTGTCGGAGCTGGTCAACCGGATCAGCGGTCAGGCCATCGACGCCGCCGAGGCCGCCGAGCTGGCCGACCGGACCAGTGGGAACCCGTTCTTCGTCTGCGAGTACGCCCGGCTGCCCGCCGAGGACCGCGCCGGCGGAAAGGTACCCGTCGCCGTGCGCTCGGTGCTCGGGCAGCGGCTCGCCGTCCTCGACCCGGCGGTGTTGCAGGTGCTGCGGGCCGCCGCCGTCATCGGTGACGTCCTGGACATCGACCTGCTCGGCAAGGTGACCCGGCTCGACCGCGACGAGCTCGCCGACCTGCTGGACGAGGCCTCCGACGAGCACGTGATCATCCAGGCCGCCGGCACCGGGCGGTACATGTTCGCGCACGCGCTGCTGCGCGACGAGGTCGTCGCCGGGATCTCCAGCCTGCGCCGCCAGCGGCTGCACCTGCGGGTCGCCGAGGCCATCGGCCCAGTGGACGGCGGCCCGGTCAACGGCGGCCCCGGCAGTGGCGGCCCCGCCGGGGGCGGCCCCGGCGGGGGCGAGGCGCTCTCCCGCCGGGCCGCGCATCTCGCCGCCGCCTGGCCGCTGGCCGAGTCCGCCGACGTGTTCGACGCCTGCCGCGCCGCCGCCCTCGACGCGGAGCGCCGCTGGCAGTCGGAAGCCGCCGCGCACTGGTGGGGCCAGGCCCTGGACGTCCTCGACCGGAGCGCCGGCGATCTCGACATCGACCGGGACGAGGTGCTCGTCGCGCGGGTCAGCGCGCTCGCCCGCGCCGGGCGCGGCCAGACGGTGCTCGACGTCGTCGACGCCGGACTGCTCGACGCGGTACGCCGCGGGCGGCTCGACTCGGCCGGCCGGCTCGCCGCCACCCTGCTGCGGACCAGCGGATCCTGGCCCTGGGCCGTCTACGGCGACGACCCGGCCCCGCTGTTGGCGCGCCTCGCCGGTCTGGAGACCCTCGTCGCCGCCGACCCCGCCGCGCATGTGCGGGTACTGGCCGCGCTCGCCGTCGGCAGCGCCTACGACCCGGACGGCTCGGTTCCCGACCTGCTCAGTCATCGGGCGATCGAGCTGGCCGAACGCATCGGTGACGACGAGGCGCTGGCCGACGCGCTGCTCGCCCGGGCGGTGGCGTTCTCCGGGATCGCCGAACGGGCCGTGGAGTCCGTCGAGCTGCTCAGCCGGCTGGCCGCCGTCCCGCACGCCAGCGCGCAGATCGACGAGGTGATCGCACACGGGCTGCTCTACCTGGCGAAGACGGCGCTGGGCGATCCGGGGTCCGCCGAGCACGTCCGGCTCGGCGCGCTCGGCAGCGACCTGCTGCGACTGCCGGCCAGCCGGGTGCAGTTCCGCTGGGCGCAGGGCTCACTGGCGCTGTGGCGGGACGACGACCTGGCCACGGCGGCGGAGATCTACCACCACGCCTTCGCCCTGCACCGGGAGACCGAGCTCTACGAGAGCGGCGCGTACCACCTCGCGCTGCTCGCGCTGTCCTGGGAGCAGGGCCGGCTGGACGAGCCGGACGAGCCGGACGAGCCGGACGAGCCGGTGCCGAGCAGCCCGTTCGTCCCGTGGGCGCCGGCGCTGACCGCGGTCGCCCGCCGCGACCCCGGCGCCGACAAGCTGCTGGCCGCGGAGATCGCGCAGGTCGAGCCGATCACCTGGACCACCCACGCGCGGCTGACGATGCTCGCCCACGCGGCCGCCGACCTCGGCCTGCGCTCGCAGGTCGCCACGTTGACCGCACGGCTGACGCCGGTCGCGCACTGCGTCGCGAACATCGGCCAGTGCGGCTACGTCGGCACGGTCGCGCTGGCCCTCGCCCGACTGGCCGCTCTGGACGACGACCTCCCAGGCGCGCGGGAACACCTTCGCACCGCGGTGGACGTCGCCACCCGCGCGCGGGGCGTCGGTGCGCTGCTGCGCTGCCGTCTGTTCGCCGCGGAGCTCGCCACGCTCGCCGGCGATCCGGTGGACCTCGACGACCTGCGCGACGTCGCCGACCGCGCCGCCCGCCGGGGCATGATCGGCGTAGCTCGCGAGGCCCGCGCCCTCCTCACCCGCCACACCAACCCGACCTGA
- a CDS encoding FAD-binding oxidoreductase, with translation MSFTPDAPATLDAPTTPDSAATPDAATTPDAAALRLPLADLAGKISGEVLLPGTAAYAAAATPWNVAVAVTPVAVVAVADAADVVTAVRFADTHDLDVTVQATGHGALAHTRPSLLVHTGRLDEVTIDPAARRARVGAGVRWQRVLDAAAEHGLGALAGSAPHVGVVGYLTGGGLSPVSRTYGYGSDLVTAFDVVTGDGELRRATATENAGLFWALRGGKGALGVVTAVEFELLDLDHVYGGCLYFDGADADRVLSAWKTWSATLPEQASTSIAILRLPAMPAVPPPLADRCTVAVRFAWVGDPADGERVIDPIRGLAPAIFGGLGVLPFTALGMIHADPVDPMPVHERSLLLRELPDSAVRALLALTGPAADCPQVIVELRLLGGALAREPRESSAVCHREATYSLLTIGIAAPPIVEATAGHAAAVLEALRPWSGGISGPNFGTTTDPAIVALKYDMAALTRLATLTASYDPNARMAASHPVRAAAGLMQSQSPSRSRVRF, from the coding sequence ATGTCCTTCACGCCCGATGCCCCGGCCACGCTCGACGCCCCGACCACTCCTGACTCCGCGGCCACTCCTGACGCCGCGACCACGCCCGACGCCGCGGCCCTGCGGCTGCCGCTGGCCGACCTGGCCGGCAAGATCAGCGGCGAGGTGCTGCTGCCCGGAACCGCCGCCTACGCCGCGGCCGCCACCCCGTGGAACGTCGCCGTCGCCGTCACCCCGGTGGCCGTCGTCGCGGTCGCCGACGCGGCCGACGTCGTCACCGCCGTGCGCTTCGCCGACACCCACGACCTGGACGTCACCGTGCAGGCCACCGGCCACGGCGCCCTCGCCCACACCCGGCCGAGCCTGCTCGTCCACACCGGTCGCCTCGACGAGGTCACCATCGACCCGGCCGCCCGCCGGGCCCGCGTCGGCGCCGGGGTGCGCTGGCAGCGGGTGCTCGACGCCGCCGCCGAGCACGGCCTCGGCGCGCTCGCCGGCTCCGCGCCGCACGTGGGCGTCGTCGGCTACCTGACCGGCGGCGGCCTGTCGCCGGTCTCGCGGACCTACGGCTACGGCAGCGATCTCGTCACCGCCTTCGACGTCGTCACCGGCGACGGCGAGCTGCGCCGGGCCACCGCCACCGAGAACGCGGGGCTGTTCTGGGCGCTGCGCGGCGGCAAGGGCGCGCTCGGCGTGGTCACCGCCGTCGAGTTCGAGCTGCTGGACCTCGACCACGTCTACGGCGGCTGCCTCTACTTCGACGGCGCGGACGCCGACCGGGTCCTGTCGGCGTGGAAGACGTGGTCGGCGACGCTGCCGGAGCAGGCGTCGACGTCCATCGCGATCCTGCGGCTGCCGGCGATGCCGGCGGTGCCCCCGCCGCTGGCGGACCGATGCACCGTCGCGGTCCGCTTCGCCTGGGTCGGCGACCCGGCCGACGGCGAGCGGGTGATCGACCCGATCCGCGGCCTCGCGCCGGCGATCTTCGGCGGGCTCGGTGTCCTGCCGTTCACCGCGCTCGGGATGATCCACGCCGACCCGGTCGACCCGATGCCCGTCCACGAGCGGTCGCTGCTGCTGCGGGAGCTGCCGGACAGCGCGGTACGCGCCCTGCTCGCCCTGACCGGGCCCGCCGCCGACTGCCCGCAGGTGATCGTCGAACTGCGGCTGCTCGGTGGCGCGCTGGCCCGCGAGCCGCGCGAGTCGAGCGCCGTCTGCCACCGGGAGGCGACCTACTCCCTGCTGACCATCGGCATCGCCGCCCCGCCGATCGTCGAGGCCACCGCCGGGCACGCCGCCGCGGTGCTGGAGGCGCTGCGGCCGTGGTCCGGTGGTATCTCGGGGCCGAACTTCGGCACGACCACGGACCCGGCGATCGTCGCGCTCAAGTACGACATGGCCGCGCTCACCCGTCTCGCCACACTCACCGCCAGCTACGACCCGAACGCACGGATGGCCGCCTCGCACCCGGTGCGGGCCGCCGCCGGTCTGATGCAGTCGCAGTCACCGTCGCGGTCGCGGGTGCGGTTCTGA